TTAATTTTCGGGGTTTTATTTTTTTCTATTTGAATGCTTGATTTTTCGGGCATTATTTTAGTATCTTGAAAGCTATGAGAAGTTTAGGAATCCTAGTAGTCATTATGTTTTTATCAGTTTCATCCTTTGCGAAAACGGATGATCCCAAGACAATTATGGTCCTATTCCAAGCAAAGGAGCTAAAAGCACTCAAAACTTCCCTTTCGAAAATCGAAGCCCATTTTTCTGGTGTGTTCAAAACTAAAACTTATGAGGGTAATTCAGTCCCCACATTGGTGATAGAAGTACCCAATGAAGAATTTGACAAATGCATGCTCGGTGAGTTTATCATCAATCTTGGAAATAAATCTCAAGTTCAACTTCAAGACATCGCATTTAGAATGTTTGATTTGACAAAGGGGAAGAACGAGCTTCAAAGTTATTTTTCTGAATATGAAGATTTACAGCAGCAAAGAAAGAATGATAAAACTGCTAAGGCTAAAGTAAATCCTTAAGGTGATCCACATCATTTCTTTTCAATAACTGAAATCCACCTTTTTCATCCTGTTCCAACAAATACAAACACAAGTTTTGATGTTCAAACTGATCCATATCTTTGAGATCTAGTTTTAAAATCAAACTCAAAAATATCCGCATTGCCCTACCGTGCATACAAACTAAAACCGTTTCACCAGGGCCGTCAATAATTTTATCTATTCCCTTTTGCATTCGGGCTGCCACCATATTAGGGCTTTCTCCTCCCGCAATCGCATAATCAAGGTTTCCTAACTTCCACTGATTCAGCATATGATCATAATACTGACTTTCATCCTTGGTCATAGGTGTTCCCTCATAATCTCCCCAAGAAATCTCATTCAGTTCAGCTAAGGCTATGACGGGCGTTCCAAGGTCTAAAAAACTCTGAATAGATTGCTGCGTTCTGATCAGTGCGGTGTGATACAATTGATCAAATTTCACTCCTTTGTAAGCTTCAAAAAAACATGCTGCCTGCTTCCTTCCAGTCTCATTTATATCAGCATTGATCCCACTTCCCTGAACTACACCTTTTAAATTAAAATCTGTTTGTCCGTGCCTAACTAGGTAAATTTTTTTTCGATTCAAGATTCTCTATTTTTGTCTGCAAGCCCAAAGAAAACTTATTTACTTCAATTTTCATGGTATTCAAGCAAAAGCCTTCAATAGAAGCGCTCAATAAGCAGAGTGAAAACAACATGGTCGAGCACTTGGGCATCGTTTTTACTGCAATTTCTGAAAATTCTATTTCAGCCAAAATGCCTGTAGATCACCGAACAAAACAACCCTTAGGTTTGTTACATGGCGGTGCAAATGTTGTCTTAGCAGAGACCTTGGGTAGCATTGCCAGTTCACTGACATTAGACCTTGAAAAACATTTCTGCGTAGGTCTGGAAATTAATGCCAATCACCTTAAGTCAGTAAGAGAAGGCTTTGTAACCGGCACTGCAAGTCCCATTCATTTGGGCAAAAGCACACAAGTATGGGAAATAAAAATCGTCAATGAATTGGAGCAGCTTTGCTGCATCAGTAGAATTACGATGGCTATTTTAGATAAAAGATAATGAACACGGAAGTTTCAAGCATTCATACGAAAACAGAAACCATCCAACAAATGCTTCAATTGGGTCTCAAATCTGAAGGCTCTTTTGCATTTTGGAGAAAGCCCAATTCATCCCTTTTAGAAATGGTTTTGGATGAATCCAGTACTCCACAAAAAGTGGAACTGAATATAGAAACTCTGGAGCCAGGATTTGTTGTTCACCCTTTTGCTGACCAAGAGGATAAAAAAGCCTATTTCATCAAAGCAAATAAATACCTCAATTTCCATCTGGACAACCCAATAGAAATAGACGAGCTTCCCGAATGGGCGAAAATTCAATTACAAGGAGAAGAAAAGCTAAATGCGAAGGAAATTAGAGACCTTCTTCTTGGGCAAACTCAAAGTAACTCTAATCAGTTTTCTGAAACTTCTGAAGATAAGGATCACTTTATCCAGTTAGTCAAAGATGGGATTCAGGCTATTCAAGATGGCTTGGTAGAAAAAGTAGTTCCTGCAAGAACGAAAACCATCAAGATCCCTGAAGAATTTAATTTAGGCTGCACGCTGTTGAGCTTAATGAATTCTTATCCCAATGCATTTATCAATTTCTTCCATATCCCAAACGTAGGCACTTGGATCGGAGCTTCTCCTGAATCTTTGATTGAAACGAAAGGGGACTATTTTTACACGATGTCTCTGGCGGGTACTCAACCTGCATTCGGAGACAATCCACTTAAAACAGCCGCATGGACTCAAAAAGAGATCGAGGAGCAAGCTTTGGTAAGTCGGTACATAGTTTCTTGCTTTAAGAAAATAAGATTAAGAGAATACGAGGAGCATGGTCCAAAGACCGTCATAGCCGGAGATTTGCTGCATCTTAAATCAGATTTCCGAATCAATATGCAGAGCACTGGTTTTCCAGATCTTGGTTCGATTATGCTGAACCTCCTCCATCCTACCTCTGCGGTTTGCGGAATGCCTAGGAAAGAGTCTCATGATTTCTTACAAAAATATGAGGGTTTTGACCGTTCCTTTTTTGCTGGCTTTCTTGGACCAGTGAATATTCAGGGAGAGACATCAATTTATGTTAACCTAAGAACGGCCTCTCTTTTTAGTGATCAGGCTATACTTTATTCCGGCGCAGGTGTTACAGAAGATTCTGATCCCCAAAAAGAATGGGAAGAAACTGAGTTAAAATGTAAGATCATCGGTAAGTTCATCCAAAATCCTCAAAGTTGATCTTAACACACATCACCGATTTAGTAGCTATATGTGCCAAAAAAGGGATTAGAAACGTAATTCTATCTCCTGGCTCACGTTGCGC
Above is a window of Algoriphagus machipongonensis DNA encoding:
- a CDS encoding histidine phosphatase family protein; this encodes MNRKKIYLVRHGQTDFNLKGVVQGSGINADINETGRKQAACFFEAYKGVKFDQLYHTALIRTQQSIQSFLDLGTPVIALAELNEISWGDYEGTPMTKDESQYYDHMLNQWKLGNLDYAIAGGESPNMVAARMQKGIDKIIDGPGETVLVCMHGRAMRIFLSLILKLDLKDMDQFEHQNLCLYLLEQDEKGGFQLLKRNDVDHLKDLL
- a CDS encoding hotdog fold thioesterase, which gives rise to MVFKQKPSIEALNKQSENNMVEHLGIVFTAISENSISAKMPVDHRTKQPLGLLHGGANVVLAETLGSIASSLTLDLEKHFCVGLEINANHLKSVREGFVTGTASPIHLGKSTQVWEIKIVNELEQLCCISRITMAILDKR
- a CDS encoding chorismate-binding protein, coding for MNTEVSSIHTKTETIQQMLQLGLKSEGSFAFWRKPNSSLLEMVLDESSTPQKVELNIETLEPGFVVHPFADQEDKKAYFIKANKYLNFHLDNPIEIDELPEWAKIQLQGEEKLNAKEIRDLLLGQTQSNSNQFSETSEDKDHFIQLVKDGIQAIQDGLVEKVVPARTKTIKIPEEFNLGCTLLSLMNSYPNAFINFFHIPNVGTWIGASPESLIETKGDYFYTMSLAGTQPAFGDNPLKTAAWTQKEIEEQALVSRYIVSCFKKIRLREYEEHGPKTVIAGDLLHLKSDFRINMQSTGFPDLGSIMLNLLHPTSAVCGMPRKESHDFLQKYEGFDRSFFAGFLGPVNIQGETSIYVNLRTASLFSDQAILYSGAGVTEDSDPQKEWEETELKCKIIGKFIQNPQS